The following proteins are encoded in a genomic region of Populus nigra chromosome 16, ddPopNigr1.1, whole genome shotgun sequence:
- the LOC133676222 gene encoding probable pectate lyase 18: protein MSLTPFPLFSQFLSSRRRQQTMANPSLCLLFLFSLLTPALISSSPVQDPELVVQEVHRAINASRRKLGYLSCGTGNPIDDCWRCDPNWEKNRQRLADCAIGFGKNAIGGRDGKIYVVTDSGNDDPVNPKPGTLRHAVIQDEPLWIIFARDMTIQLKEELIMNSFKTIDGRGASVHIAGGPCITIQYVTNIIIHGLHIHDCKQGGNAMVRDSPQHFGWRTVSDGDGVSIFGGTHVWVDHNSLSNCNDGLVDAIHGSSAITISNNYMTHHDKVMLLGHSDSYTQDKNMQVTIAFNHFGEGLVQRMPRCRHGYFHVVNNDYTHWEMYAIGGSANPTINSQGNRFVAPDIRFSKEVTKHEDAPESEWKHWNWRSEGDLLMNGAFFTASGAGASSSYARASSLGARPSSLVGTITVGAGALGCRKGARC, encoded by the exons ATGTCTCTCACacccttccctctcttctcaCAGTTTCTCTCCTCTCGAAGAAGACAACAAACAATGGCAAACCCTTCTCTCTgtctcctcttcctcttctctctcCTAACCCCAGCTCTCATTTCCTCTTCCCCAGTTCAGGACCCGGAACTTGTAGTACAAGAAGTGCATAG GGCCATCAATGCTTCTAGGAGGAAGTTGGGCTATCTCTCTTGCGGGACTGGCAACCCCATTGATGACTGCTGGAGGTGTGATCCCAATTGGGAGAAGAACCGTCAGAGGCTAGCGGATTGTGCAATTGGGTTTGGTAAGAATGCCATTGGTGGAAGAGATGGTAAGATTTATGTGGTCACAGACTCTGGTAATGATGATCCCGTGAACCCCAAGCCAGGGACTCTCAGGCATGCTGTGATCCAGGATGAGCCATTGTGGATCATTTTCGCTCGAGACATGACAATTCAACTGAAGGAAGAGTTGATCATGAACTCGTTCAAGACGATTGATGGTAGAGGTGCTAGTGTCCATATTGCTGGCGGCCCGTGCATCACCATACAGTATGTGACCAACATTATTATACATGGACTACACATACACGATTGCAAGCAAGGAGGGAATGCTATGGTGAGAGACTCCCCACAGCATTTTGGCTGGAGGACTGTATCCGATGGTGACGGTGTGTCCATCTTCGGCGGTACTCACGTATGGGTGGACCATAATTCGTTGTCAAATTGTAACGATGGACTTGTCGATGCCATTCATGGGTCCTCCGCCATCACCATTTCGAACAATTACATGACCCACCATGATAAAGTCATGCTTCTGGGGCACAGCGATTCCTACACTCAAGACAAGAACATGCAAGTCACCATAGCCTTTAATCACTTTGGAGAAGGGCTTGTCCAGAGAATGCCaag ATGCAGACACGGGTATTTCCATGTGGTCAACAATGACTACACCCATTGGGAAATGTACGCCATTGGAGGGAGTGCTAACCCGACCATCAACAGCCAAGGCAATAGATTTGTTGCGCCCGACATCAGGTTCAGTAAGGAG GTAACAAAACACGAAGACGCACCAGAGAGTGAATGGAAGCACTGGAATTGGAGGTCCGAAGGAGACCTACTAATGAATGGTGCGTTTTTCACAGCATCTGGTGCAGGTGCTTCTTCAAGTTATGCCAGGGCATCAAGCTTGGGTGCAAGACCATCTTCGCTTGTCGGTACAATAACAGTGGGAGCGGGTGCACTTGGTTGCAGGAAAGGGGCTCGTTGCTAG